One genomic window of Deltaproteobacteria bacterium includes the following:
- the rlmN gene encoding 23S rRNA (adenine(2503)-C(2))-methyltransferase RlmN, producing MIEILDLDRIALSEILASDFSERPFRAEQIMRWLYRRRASGFECMTDISAALRERLREHFSIYRPEISKIVESADGSRKYLLKLADGRFVESVLIKQPTRWTLCVSSQVGCAIDCQFCRTGAMGFVRNLKVHEIVGQVLAVMNDVSPPDSDSFEVRNVVFMGMGEPMHNFENVLGAIKIIGDGAGFDFSGRRVTISTSGVVSGIEKLAASNVKVNLAVSLNATTNEIRGRLMPINRKWPLEVLLRAIREFPLERRQRITVGYVLIKGLNDTPGDLERLAQLLDGLKVKVNLISFNAVPGLEYESSSRECMEHWQQTLMNKGINTTVRWSKGADIDAACGQLATTAKEMQER from the coding sequence TTGATAGAAATTCTCGATTTAGATCGCATCGCGCTTAGCGAAATTTTAGCGAGTGATTTTTCCGAGCGTCCGTTTCGCGCAGAGCAGATAATGCGGTGGTTATACAGGCGCCGCGCTAGTGGCTTTGAGTGCATGACTGATATATCCGCTGCGTTGCGAGAGCGATTGCGGGAGCATTTTTCTATATATCGGCCCGAAATCTCAAAAATAGTCGAGTCTGCCGATGGCAGCAGAAAATACTTGCTCAAATTGGCAGACGGCCGTTTTGTCGAATCTGTATTAATTAAACAGCCAACCCGTTGGACATTGTGCGTCTCATCCCAAGTTGGTTGTGCAATAGATTGCCAGTTTTGTCGCACCGGCGCCATGGGTTTTGTCAGGAATTTAAAAGTGCACGAAATTGTCGGGCAGGTTCTTGCTGTTATGAATGATGTGTCGCCCCCAGATAGCGATAGTTTTGAGGTTCGCAACGTCGTTTTTATGGGTATGGGCGAGCCCATGCACAATTTCGAGAATGTTCTAGGTGCTATAAAAATAATTGGCGATGGAGCTGGATTTGACTTTTCTGGAAGAAGAGTGACTATTTCAACTTCCGGAGTAGTTTCTGGCATAGAAAAGCTTGCAGCTAGCAATGTAAAAGTAAACCTGGCAGTTTCTCTCAATGCGACTACGAATGAGATTCGTGGTCGCTTGATGCCAATAAACAGGAAGTGGCCGCTCGAAGTCCTTTTAAGGGCCATTCGTGAGTTTCCGCTGGAGCGTCGGCAGCGAATTACTGTGGGATATGTCTTAATCAAGGGTTTAAACGATACCCCAGGCGATTTGGAGCGACTCGCTCAATTATTAGACGGACTAAAGGTAAAGGTAAATTTGATTTCCTTTAATGCAGTTCCCGGATTAGAATACGAATCGTCTTCGCGAGAATGCATGGAGCATTGGCAGCAGACTTTGATGAACAAGGGGATAAATACTACAGTTAGGTGGTCAAAGGGGGCAGATATAGATGCCGCTTGTGGTCAGTTAGCAACTACGGCCAAGGAGATGCAAGAGAGATGA
- the ndk gene encoding nucleoside-diphosphate kinase, which translates to MCTCKCGTERTLSIIKPDGVKKNIIGKIISRFEASSLRVVAMKMIHLSEKEASGFYDIHRERPFFKDLVKFMTSGPVVIIVLEGKDAVSLNRQLMGPTNPKEAPAGTIRGDFAQSIDENTVHGSDSMENAGREIAFFFPDF; encoded by the coding sequence ATGTGTACATGCAAATGCGGAACGGAAAGAACGCTGTCGATAATTAAACCAGATGGCGTAAAGAAAAACATCATTGGCAAGATTATTTCTCGCTTTGAGGCTAGTTCGTTGCGCGTTGTCGCAATGAAGATGATTCATTTGTCGGAGAAGGAGGCCAGTGGGTTTTATGATATCCACCGCGAGAGGCCTTTTTTTAAGGATTTAGTGAAGTTTATGACTTCCGGACCAGTGGTGATCATTGTTTTGGAAGGCAAAGATGCTGTGTCCTTAAATCGCCAGTTAATGGGGCCTACTAATCCGAAAGAAGCACCGGCTGGTACTATTAGAGGTGATTTCGCCCAAAGCATTGATGAAAATACCGTTCATGGGTCTGATAGTATGGAGAATGCAGGCAGGGAGATAGCGTTCTTTTTTCCCGACTTTTAA
- the sucD gene encoding succinate--CoA ligase subunit alpha, translated as MSILVDKNTKVLTQGITGKTGQIHTKACKAYGTQMVAGVSPGKAGQEFEGVPIFNSVEKAVEATGANASVIYVPAPFAADAIIESADAGVPLIICITEGIPVKDMLMVRTYLSRSTSRLIGPNCPGVITPGECKIGIMPGYIHQVGRVGVVSRSGTLTYEAVGQLSELGLGQSTCVGIGGDPLNGTGFIDCLEMFERDSGTDLVVMIGEIGGRAEEEAAEWIHNNCSKPVVAFIAGVTAPKGRRMGHAGAIISGGFGSADGKIKALESAGAHVVRSPAEIGITAKRILEK; from the coding sequence ATGTCGATACTGGTAGATAAAAACACCAAAGTACTAACCCAGGGCATCACTGGAAAAACTGGGCAAATTCATACCAAGGCTTGCAAAGCCTATGGGACGCAAATGGTTGCGGGGGTAAGCCCCGGGAAAGCTGGACAGGAGTTTGAGGGAGTACCGATTTTTAATTCTGTCGAGAAGGCCGTGGAGGCTACAGGCGCTAATGCCAGTGTCATTTACGTTCCAGCGCCTTTTGCAGCAGACGCTATAATAGAAAGCGCGGATGCGGGGGTTCCTCTGATAATATGTATTACGGAAGGAATTCCGGTAAAAGACATGCTAATGGTGAGGACTTACCTTTCGCGAAGTACTAGTCGGCTAATAGGGCCAAACTGTCCAGGAGTCATCACTCCGGGAGAGTGTAAGATTGGAATTATGCCGGGTTACATCCATCAGGTTGGGCGAGTTGGGGTCGTGTCTCGTTCTGGAACGCTTACCTACGAGGCTGTCGGGCAGCTTTCGGAGCTTGGCCTAGGGCAGTCTACTTGCGTAGGTATCGGCGGAGATCCGCTAAATGGAACCGGGTTTATCGATTGTTTGGAAATGTTCGAGCGCGATTCGGGCACTGACTTAGTAGTTATGATTGGGGAGATAGGCGGAAGAGCTGAAGAAGAAGCGGCAGAATGGATTCACAATAATTGCAGCAAGCCCGTAGTAGCGTTCATCGCAGGTGTTACGGCTCCGAAGGGAAGGCGTATGGGACATGCGGGTGCTATTATTAGCGGTGGATTTGGTTCAGCAGATGGAAAAATTAAGGCGCTCGAATCTGCGGGGGCGCATGTAGTGCGTTCGCCAGCAGAAATTGGAATTACGGCTAAACGGATTTTGGAGAAGTAG
- the sucC gene encoding ADP-forming succinate--CoA ligase subunit beta, which yields MNLHEYQAKALLREYGVPVPKGELAYTVGEARRAAVNLRSPVVVVKAQVHAGGRGKAGGVKVVKSIDEATQVAREMLGMTLVSPQTGPKGVLVKKVWIEPGAQIAKEYYLSLVLNREGGCVSIMVSREGGMEIEEVAHHSPEKLLTVDVDPVCGLQGFHCRKISDFLQFGDKQTKQLPYLLGPLYRAFLDLDCSLLEVNPLIQTADGELVCLDAKMLIDDNALYRQPTIRSWADYDEMNERELRATEVGLNYVGLEGNIGCMVNGAGLAMATMDIIKQEGGQPANFLDVGGGATTEMVREAFAIILGDPSVKGVLVNIFGGIVHCDVIAQGIIDAAKSLAVKAAVVVRLQGTNVELGRELLSNSGLKIIPALTMQEAARKIVQAVS from the coding sequence ATGAATTTACATGAATATCAGGCTAAGGCGTTGCTAAGAGAGTATGGCGTGCCTGTGCCAAAGGGGGAGCTTGCTTATACGGTTGGCGAGGCTCGCAGGGCTGCTGTCAATTTGCGTTCGCCTGTCGTGGTAGTAAAGGCGCAGGTGCACGCTGGTGGTAGGGGAAAGGCAGGTGGCGTAAAGGTAGTTAAAAGTATCGACGAGGCAACCCAGGTAGCGAGAGAGATGTTGGGGATGACGTTGGTCTCTCCTCAAACTGGGCCAAAGGGCGTACTGGTGAAAAAAGTTTGGATTGAGCCAGGAGCACAAATCGCCAAAGAATATTATTTAAGCCTCGTGCTAAATCGCGAGGGAGGTTGTGTCTCGATAATGGTGAGCCGAGAAGGTGGAATGGAGATTGAGGAAGTAGCCCACCATTCGCCGGAAAAATTGCTCACAGTAGACGTGGATCCGGTTTGTGGTTTGCAGGGATTTCACTGTCGCAAAATCAGCGATTTTTTGCAGTTTGGCGATAAGCAAACTAAGCAACTTCCTTATCTCTTAGGGCCCTTGTATAGAGCGTTTTTGGATTTGGACTGTTCTTTGTTGGAGGTAAACCCCCTGATACAAACTGCCGATGGCGAATTGGTTTGTTTGGATGCTAAAATGCTAATTGACGACAATGCGCTTTATCGCCAGCCAACAATTCGCAGCTGGGCGGACTACGATGAGATGAACGAGCGCGAGTTAAGAGCTACTGAAGTTGGTTTAAACTATGTTGGACTTGAGGGAAATATCGGTTGCATGGTAAATGGCGCAGGGCTCGCCATGGCTACTATGGACATAATTAAGCAAGAGGGCGGGCAGCCAGCGAATTTTCTGGATGTGGGTGGCGGTGCTACTACAGAAATGGTGAGAGAAGCTTTTGCAATTATTCTCGGAGACCCTAGCGTTAAGGGAGTGTTGGTAAATATTTTTGGAGGTATCGTTCACTGCGACGTAATAGCGCAGGGAATTATTGATGCCGCTAAGTCGCTTGCGGTAAAAGCTGCGGTAGTAGTGCGGCTCCAAGGCACTAATGTGGAATTGGGCCGAGAGCTTCTAAGTAATTCTGGCTTAAAAATTATTCCCGCTTTAACAATGCAAGAAGCGGCAAGAAAAATCGTTCAAGCTGTATCATGA
- the mdh gene encoding malate dehydrogenase translates to MASQVRRKKIALIGAGNIGGSLAYLAVLKQLGDVVLFDVAEGLAKGKALDLSHAAAVAPSSVRVTGTESYEDIQGADVCIVTAGLARKPGMSRDDLLAVNSQIMKSVAAGIAKYAPESFVIVVSNPLDAMVTLCQRETGFPSKRVVGMAGVLDSARYRAFLAEELGLSVESVSAFVLGGHGDDMVPVRSFTTVAGIPISQLVSEERLSAIEKRVRGAGGEVVALLKTGSAFYSPASSAMEMAESYLKDQKKVMCCAARLNGEYGYKDLYMGVPVVLGASGVEKIVEIELSSEEKKALDVSAGKVRELVQALKN, encoded by the coding sequence ATGGCGAGTCAAGTTAGAAGGAAAAAAATTGCTTTAATCGGCGCTGGGAATATAGGCGGATCGCTTGCGTATTTAGCTGTGTTAAAACAACTTGGCGACGTAGTTTTATTCGATGTCGCTGAGGGACTTGCGAAGGGCAAGGCTTTAGATTTAAGCCACGCGGCTGCTGTAGCGCCAAGTTCTGTGCGCGTTACGGGAACTGAGAGCTACGAGGATATTCAGGGCGCAGACGTATGCATCGTCACCGCTGGGCTTGCAAGAAAGCCAGGGATGAGTCGAGACGATTTGCTAGCTGTAAACTCGCAAATAATGAAGTCAGTTGCGGCTGGCATTGCGAAGTACGCGCCGGAGAGTTTTGTAATAGTGGTTTCTAATCCGCTCGATGCTATGGTGACGCTCTGTCAGCGAGAGACAGGTTTCCCTAGTAAGCGCGTAGTTGGCATGGCTGGAGTTTTGGATTCGGCGCGTTATAGGGCATTTTTGGCAGAGGAACTCGGATTATCAGTCGAAAGCGTGAGTGCTTTTGTTTTGGGCGGCCATGGTGATGACATGGTTCCGGTTAGGTCATTTACTACGGTGGCTGGCATACCTATTTCGCAACTAGTTAGCGAGGAGCGCCTTAGCGCAATAGAAAAGCGCGTAAGAGGGGCTGGTGGAGAAGTGGTGGCTTTGCTAAAGACTGGCTCTGCGTTTTATTCACCGGCCTCGTCCGCTATGGAAATGGCTGAGAGCTATTTAAAAGACCAGAAGAAGGTAATGTGTTGTGCAGCGCGCTTAAATGGCGAATACGGGTATAAAGATTTATACATGGGAGTTCCTGTGGTATTAGGCGCAAGTGGCGTTGAAAAGATAGTGGAGATTGAACTTTCTAGCGAAGAGAAGAAGGCTTTGGATGTCAGTGCTGGAAAGGTGAGAGAGTTAGTTCAAGCCTTAAAGAACTGA